The Quadrisphaera sp. RL12-1S sequence TTCTACCTCATGAGCCGCGGCATGGCCGAGGACGAGGCGATGGCGATGATCGTGCGCGGCTTCATCGAGCCGATCGCCCGCGAGCTGCCCATGGAGTACGCCCTCGAGCTCAACCGGCTCATCGAGCTGCAGATGGAAGGAGCGGTCGGCTGAGCATGGCTGACACGTCCAACAGCACCGCCAGCGCCACCGGCACCACCAGCGGTGGCGTCCAGACCGACGGCGCCCTCGGGCTCGGCGGCCTGGACGCCGGCCGCGAGGACCTCGCCCTGGACCTCCCCGGCGGCGCCCCGGCGGCGCTCACGGCGCCGGACGCCGGCGCGCCCGCCGTCCCCGACGGCGGCTCGCCCGTCGGGTCCGCCCCGGCGCAGCACGGCCTGAACGCCCACAGCCACGGCGCGGGGGTGCCGGCCACCAACCGCGCCGAGCGGCGCACGTCCTTCGACGTCGCTGACTTCCCCGTGCCGAGCGGGCGCGAGGAGGACTGGCGCTTCACCCCCGTGGACCGCGCCCGCGACCTCTTCGAGCCGGCCGGTGCCGGCGCGACCGGCCTGCGCGTGGAGGTCTCCGCCGCGGACGGTGTGACGCACCGCCGCTCCGCCGACGGCGGGGGCGCCGCGGGGAAGGGCTTCGTGCCCGGTGACCGCGCCGCCGCCGTGGCCTGGGCGGACGCCGCCTCGGCCGGCGCCGTCGACGTCGTCGAGATCGCCCCCGAGGCGGACCTCGCCGAGCCCGTGCTCGTGCGCGTCGCCAGCGACGCCCCCCGCTCCGCCGGCCACCTCGTGGTGCGGGCCGGTGCCTACAGCCGCGCCACCGTGGTGCTGGACCACGCCGGCTCGGGCCACGTGGGCAGCGGCGTGGAGGTCGTGGTCGGCGAGGGCGCGCACCTCGTGCTGGTCAGCGTGCACCAGTGGCAGGACGACGCCGTGCACCTCGCGCAGCACGACCTGCTCGTGGGCCGTGACGCGACCGTCAAGCACGTCGTCGTGACCCTGGGCGGGTCGCTGGTGCGGGTCGGCTCGACCGTCCGGTACGACGGCCCCGGGGGTGACGCGACGCTGCTGGGCGTCTACTTCTCCGACGCGGGCCAGCACCTGGAGCACCGCTCCTTCGTGGACCACGAGGCGGCCAACTGCCGCTCCAACGTCACGTACAAGGGCGCGCTGCAGGGCGAGACCGCGCGTGCGGTCTGGGTCGGGGACGTGCTCATCCGCGCGAGCGCGCTGGGCACCGACACCTACGAGCTGAACCGCAACCTCGTGCTCACCGACGGCGCCCGCGCCGACTCGGTCCCCAACCTGGAGATCGAGACCGGCGAGATCGTCGGGGCCGGCCACGCCAGCGCCACCGGCCGCTTCGACGACGAGCAGCTCTTCTACCTGAGCAGCCGCGGCATCCCGGAGGACCAGGCCCGCCGCATGGTGGTCCGCGCCTTCTTCGCCGACGTGCTCCAGCAGATCGGGGTCCGCTCGGTCACCGACCAGCTCATGGCGGCCATCGAGGCCGAGCTCGAGCTGGCCGAGGGCTCCGGCTCCTCCGAGGTCCCGGCGGTCGCCGACGGCGTCGAGGCGGAGCTCGCGGGCGCTCGCCCGTGAGCTCGAGGTGAGCGGCCGGTGAGCAAGCCGATGAGCAGTCGATGAGCATGGTGCGCGTGTGCTCGGTGCACGACGTCCCCGACCCGGGGGCGCTGCGCGTCGAGGTGCCGACCCCGTCGGGGGCGGTGGCCGTGGCCGTCGTCCGCGACGACGACGGCCAGCTCCACGCGATCTCGGACACGTGCAGCCACCAGGCGGTCTCCCTGTCCGAGGGGGACGTCGAGGGCTGCCGGATCGAGTGCTGGCTGCACGGCTCGGCGTTCGACCTGCGCACCGGCCGCCCGAGCGCCCTGCCGGCCGTCCACCCCGTCCCCGTGTACGCGCTGTCCCTCGACGGTGACGACGTGCTCGTGGACGCGACCACCGACATCGGCGCCTCCGCAGAGCTGCGCTGACGAAGACCTGACTGAAGACCTGAGGAGCACCGCATGGCCACCCTGGAGATCCGCGACCTCCACGTCTCCGTGGAGACCCCCGACGCCGGCGCCAAGCAGATCCTGCGCGGCGTCGACCTGACCGTCCGCGCGGGCGAGACCCACGCGATCATGGGCCCCAACGGGTCCGGCAAGTCGACCCTGGCGTACTCGATCGCCGGGCACCCTCGCTACACCGTCACGGGCGGCTCGGTCACCCTGGACGGCGAGGACGTGCTGGCCATGAGCGTGGACGAGCGCGCTCGCGCCGGCCTGTTCCTGGCGATGCAGTACCCCGTCGAGGTGCCGGGCGTGACGGTGTCGAACTTCCTGCGCACCGCCAAGACCGCCGTGTCCGGCGAGGCGCCGTCCCTGCGCCACTGGACCAAGGACGTCAAGAGCGCCATGGACGCGCTGCGCATGGACCCGGCGTTCGCCGAGCGCAACGTCAACGAGGGCTTCTCCGGCGGTGAGAAGAAGCGCCACGAGATCCTGCAGATGGAGCTCCTCAAGCCCAAGGTCGCCGTCCTGGACGAGACCGACTCCGGGCTGGACGTCGACGCGCTGCGCATCGTGTCCGAGGGCGTCAACCGGGTCGGCGCCACCGGCGAGACCGGGCTGCTGCTCATCACGCACTACACGCGCATCCTGCGGTACGTGAAGCCCGACTTCGTCCACGTCTTCGTGGCCGGCCGCGTGGCCGAGGAGGGTGGCCCCGAGCTCGCCGACGACCTCGAGGAGAACGGCTACGACCGCTTCCTCGACTCCTCCGCGCCGGTGACCGCCTGATGTCCGACGTCGACGTCGCCGACGTCGAGGAGGCCCTCAAGGACGTCGTCGACCCCGAGCTGGGCATCAACGTGGTCGACCTCGGCCTCGTCTACGGCCTGACCGTGGAGGAGCCGCGCACCGCGGTCATCGACATGACCCTGACGTCGGCGGCGTGTCCGCTGACCGAGGAGATCGAGGCGCAGGTGGCCGACGTGCTCTCCGGCGTCGTCGACGACCACCGCATCAACTGGGTGTGGATGCCGCCGTGGGACATGCAGAAGATCACCCCGGACGGTCGCGACCAGCTCCGGGCGCTCGGCTTCAACGTCTGAGCCGCTCCGCGAGCGGTCGCACCGGCGTGCAGGACCCCGTCTCGAGGCCGCCCGAGGGCCTCGCGGCGGGGTCCTGCACGCCGGCAGCACCACGAGCGGCGGGGGTGGCGTGAGCAGCCGGCTCGTGGAGGTGGCCCCGGAGCGCCTGACCGGCTGGGTCGAGCGCTTCGTCGCCTCCCACGGTCCGGTGGACCTCGCGGAGGCGCCGGAGCGGTTGCTGCTGCGCGCCCCGGACGGCGAGGCCGCCGACCTCGAGGTGCCGTGGCCGCCGCTGCCGGCCCCGCCCGGGCCGTCGTCGTCCGCCGGCGCCGTGCAGGACGACGACGGTGGGCGCGTCGCCGCGCTGGCGGCGCACGCCGCCGCCGACCGGACCGCGCTGCTCGTGCTCGTGCGCCGGGGCGGGTGGGCCGTGGGCCTGGCGCGCGGCGGTGAGCTGCTGGACGGGACCCACGGCACGCGGTACGTGCAGTCGCGCACGGCGGCCGGCGGGTGGAGCCAGCAGCGCTACGCCCGGCGGCGGGCCCACCAGGCGGACGGGCTGGTCGCGGCCGCGCTCGACGGTCTCGGGACGCTGCTGGGGCGCGCCGTCCGGTCACCGGAGGTGGTCGTGCCCGGCGGGGACCGCCAGCTGGTGGCCGCGGTGCTCGACGCGGTCCCCGGACCGCTCGGCCCGCGGCTGGCGGCCCTGCCGAGGGGGCCGCTGCTCGACGTGCCGGACCCCCGACGCGCGGTGCTCGTGGACGCCGCGCAGCGCGCCCGCTGCGTGCGCGTGCGCGTGGACCAGCGGTCGTGACGACCCTCCGGGGTCGTCCGCCGGCCGAGGTCCGGGCGACCGGCCCGGGGAGGCGGGCCGCGCGCGGTCTGGCACCCTAGATCGGGTGATCACCACACCACGCAGCGTGATGACCATCGTCTCCGGAGCGGCCCTCGTGCTCGGTCTCGCCGCCTGCTCCACCGCCGGGGACATCGCCTCAGCAGCGGGGGAGGGCGCCAGCTCCGCGGCGGTCGGCGCAGCCCGCGGCGCGGCGCTGTCGCAGGTGTGCGGCTACGTCTCCGACGGCCAGGTCTCCGACGCCGACCTCCAGCAGATGCGCGCGGCGGTGCGCGCCGCCGAGGCCGCCGGCGTCCAGGGAGACGTCATCACCCAGGCCGACCGCCTCCTCGGCGACGGCGGCCCCGACGAGGGGCAGGTCGCCCAGCTCCAGGCCGCCTGCGCCCAGGCCGGTCAGGCGGACCCGAGCAGCTCCTGAACAGCCGCTGAGCAGCCCCTGAGCGGCGACCTGCCGCGGCCTCGACGGCAGCCCCTCGCCAGCGCGACCAGGCAGAAGACCCGCACCCCGGACCTCCGGGGGCGGGTCTTCCGCCTGGTCGGGACGGGGTCAGCCGCGCAGGCGGGCGGTGAGCCTCCAGGCGCCGGGCAGCGCCACGCCGGCGATGACGGCCTTCACCAGACCGCCCAGGAGGAACGGCGTGAAGCCAGCGGCCACGGCCTCACCGGCGCTCATGCCGGTGGCCAGGCCCAGCCACGGGACGCCGACGGCGAAGACGACCAGCTGACCGGCGGCGAACAGCGGCACGGCGCGCCACCAGCGGCGGTCGGCGCCGTACCGGGCCGCCAGGCCGATGAGGAAGGCCGCGGGCAGGAAGCCGACGATGTAGCCGCCCGTGGCGCCCAGCACCACGTGCAGGCCGCCGGAGGCCTCGGAGTAGAACGGCAGGCCCACCGCGCCGAGCACGGCGTACAGGCCCATCGAGCTGAGGCCGCGCACCGGGCC is a genomic window containing:
- the sufC gene encoding Fe-S cluster assembly ATPase SufC, giving the protein MATLEIRDLHVSVETPDAGAKQILRGVDLTVRAGETHAIMGPNGSGKSTLAYSIAGHPRYTVTGGSVTLDGEDVLAMSVDERARAGLFLAMQYPVEVPGVTVSNFLRTAKTAVSGEAPSLRHWTKDVKSAMDALRMDPAFAERNVNEGFSGGEKKRHEILQMELLKPKVAVLDETDSGLDVDALRIVSEGVNRVGATGETGLLLITHYTRILRYVKPDFVHVFVAGRVAEEGGPELADDLEENGYDRFLDSSAPVTA
- a CDS encoding biotin transporter BioY: MSVTAPLPGRLPRRAVLADLVPAVGASTRVRDALLVTGGALLTALLAQVVVPLPGTPVPITGQTLALVLVAASLGPVRGLSSMGLYAVLGAVGLPFYSEASGGLHVVLGATGGYIVGFLPAAFLIGLAARYGADRRWWRAVPLFAAGQLVVFAVGVPWLGLATGMSAGEAVAAGFTPFLLGGLVKAVIAGVALPGAWRLTARLRG
- a CDS encoding non-heme iron oxygenase ferredoxin subunit — protein: MSMVRVCSVHDVPDPGALRVEVPTPSGAVAVAVVRDDDGQLHAISDTCSHQAVSLSEGDVEGCRIECWLHGSAFDLRTGRPSALPAVHPVPVYALSLDGDDVLVDATTDIGASAELR
- a CDS encoding acVLRF1 family peptidyl-tRNA hydrolase, with the translated sequence MSSRLVEVAPERLTGWVERFVASHGPVDLAEAPERLLLRAPDGEAADLEVPWPPLPAPPGPSSSAGAVQDDDGGRVAALAAHAAADRTALLVLVRRGGWAVGLARGGELLDGTHGTRYVQSRTAAGGWSQQRYARRRAHQADGLVAAALDGLGTLLGRAVRSPEVVVPGGDRQLVAAVLDAVPGPLGPRLAALPRGPLLDVPDPRRAVLVDAAQRARCVRVRVDQRS
- the sufD gene encoding Fe-S cluster assembly protein SufD → MADTSNSTASATGTTSGGVQTDGALGLGGLDAGREDLALDLPGGAPAALTAPDAGAPAVPDGGSPVGSAPAQHGLNAHSHGAGVPATNRAERRTSFDVADFPVPSGREEDWRFTPVDRARDLFEPAGAGATGLRVEVSAADGVTHRRSADGGGAAGKGFVPGDRAAAVAWADAASAGAVDVVEIAPEADLAEPVLVRVASDAPRSAGHLVVRAGAYSRATVVLDHAGSGHVGSGVEVVVGEGAHLVLVSVHQWQDDAVHLAQHDLLVGRDATVKHVVVTLGGSLVRVGSTVRYDGPGGDATLLGVYFSDAGQHLEHRSFVDHEAANCRSNVTYKGALQGETARAVWVGDVLIRASALGTDTYELNRNLVLTDGARADSVPNLEIETGEIVGAGHASATGRFDDEQLFYLSSRGIPEDQARRMVVRAFFADVLQQIGVRSVTDQLMAAIEAELELAEGSGSSEVPAVADGVEAELAGARP
- a CDS encoding metal-sulfur cluster assembly factor, which translates into the protein MSDVDVADVEEALKDVVDPELGINVVDLGLVYGLTVEEPRTAVIDMTLTSAACPLTEEIEAQVADVLSGVVDDHRINWVWMPPWDMQKITPDGRDQLRALGFNV